From Xylanibacter oryzae DSM 17970, a single genomic window includes:
- a CDS encoding FKBP-type peptidyl-prolyl cis-trans isomerase, with amino-acid sequence MDKPQNKCISVAYKLYSNNNGVEEFVEEATTEKPFQFISGFGITLDGFEKALVGLNVNDEFDFSLDKDEAYGDYVDERVLDLDKGIFTINNHFDHEHIFKDAIVPLQNEDGQRFYGRVLEISDDKVKMDMNHPLAGKNLNFKGHIVENREATKDEIEVMLNRLSGEGGCGCEDCGGDCGEGHDHDCGCGHCH; translated from the coding sequence ATGGACAAACCACAAAACAAGTGCATATCAGTAGCTTACAAACTTTACAGTAATAATAATGGTGTAGAAGAATTTGTTGAAGAGGCTACTACAGAGAAACCGTTTCAATTTATTAGTGGTTTTGGCATCACTCTTGATGGATTTGAAAAGGCATTAGTGGGGCTCAACGTTAATGATGAATTTGATTTTTCGCTTGATAAGGATGAAGCTTATGGAGATTATGTTGACGAGCGCGTGCTGGATCTTGACAAAGGTATTTTTACGATCAACAATCATTTTGACCACGAACATATATTCAAGGATGCTATTGTACCACTTCAGAACGAAGATGGACAGAGGTTCTATGGCCGTGTACTTGAGATAAGTGATGACAAAGTAAAAATGGACATGAACCATCCACTTGCTGGCAAAAATCTTAACTTTAAAGGACACATAGTTGAAAATCGTGAAGCCACAAAAGATGAAATAGAGGTTATGCTCAATCGTCTTAGTGGAGAAGGTGGATGCGGATGCGAAGACTGCGGAGGTGATTGCGGCGAAGGACACGATCACGATTGCGGTTGTGGGCATTGCCATTAA